Proteins from one Chanodichthys erythropterus isolate Z2021 chromosome 15, ASM2448905v1, whole genome shotgun sequence genomic window:
- the nutf2l gene encoding nuclear transport factor 2, like yields the protein MAEKPMWEQIGTGFVQHYYQQFDTDRVKLADLYTDASCLTWEGEGFQGKTAIMTKLNSLPFQTIQHSITAQDHHPTPDSCVMSMVMGQLKADQDQVMGFQQVFLLKNVDNKWVCTNDMFRLALHNFGA from the exons ATGGCAGAAAAACCGATGTGGGAGCAAATCGGCACTGGATTCGTGCAACACTATTATCAGCAGTTTGATACAGACCGCGTGAAGCTCGCCGACCTCTAT ACTGATGCTTCCTGTTTGACATGGGAAGGGGAGGGATTTCAAGGGAAGACTGCAATCATGACCAAACTAAAT AGCCTTCCCTTTCAGACCATTCAGCACAGCATCACCGCTCAGGACCATCACCCCACTCCAGATAGCTGTGTCATGAGTATGGTCATGGGCCAGCTCAAA GCTGATCAGGACCAAGTTATGGGCTTTCAACAGGTCTTCTTGCTGAAGAATGTAGATAACAAATGGGTCTGCACCAATGACATGTTCCGATTAGCTCTTCATAACTTTGGAGCATAG